The following proteins are encoded in a genomic region of Mycolicibacterium confluentis:
- the mdcD gene encoding biotin-independent malonate decarboxylase subunit beta → MTEATPLAGQTWQELLARRSFIELDALGRAAALLDPGTLRVLSGPFDRLESPWLEPQGITPQADDGTVIARGAVDGKPVVIAAIEQGFLGGGTGEVSGAKISQALLLAAADSRAGTPTAAVILFETGGVRLQEANLGLNAVAEICSALLDLRPHAPVIGVVAGTVGSFGGMSIAAGLCTRLIVTPQARIGLNGPAVIEQEGGIDEFDSRDHILIWAIDGGEQRHAIGLADDLVPDDADRLRTAVIDAVNAGVPRAGHHRSERLDVLASRLAVLNPADAPTPRDLRTLWGASREPAPAPATAPVAALDPPATRGRTWLAALSGTATVQPVIPSVLSATTADARYLAVVPDPDNRFYRAREGQVGVTESLALAQAVHDIVHGDRHAQHKRAVIAIVDLPSQAYGRYEEMAGLHQAMAAATDAYHRARVAGHPIVAVVVGTALSGGFLTHGLQANQILALDAPGVEIHAMHKEAAAKITLRSVAELDELAKTIVPMSYRVEDWAKLGFCDGLLTVADADNPTPDDVASVAAAVTAAIQRARRGPFDLSNRLESDAAVTGRRASRAVRDLLARQWEGAD, encoded by the coding sequence ATGACCGAGGCGACACCATTGGCCGGCCAAACCTGGCAGGAACTCCTGGCGCGGCGGAGCTTCATCGAACTCGACGCGTTGGGCCGGGCGGCCGCACTGCTGGACCCAGGGACGCTGCGGGTCCTATCCGGCCCCTTCGATCGGCTCGAGTCCCCCTGGCTGGAGCCGCAGGGCATCACGCCGCAGGCCGACGATGGCACCGTCATCGCCCGTGGCGCTGTGGACGGCAAGCCTGTCGTCATCGCGGCGATCGAGCAGGGCTTCCTCGGCGGCGGAACGGGCGAGGTGTCCGGCGCCAAGATCTCCCAGGCACTGCTGCTGGCCGCCGCAGACTCCCGGGCGGGCACGCCCACGGCCGCTGTCATCCTGTTCGAGACCGGCGGTGTCCGACTGCAGGAAGCCAACCTCGGTCTCAATGCGGTAGCCGAGATCTGCTCCGCCCTCTTGGATCTGCGCCCGCACGCACCGGTGATCGGGGTGGTGGCGGGAACGGTCGGATCGTTCGGCGGCATGAGCATCGCGGCGGGCCTGTGCACCCGACTGATCGTCACACCGCAAGCTCGCATCGGTCTCAACGGACCCGCGGTGATCGAACAGGAGGGTGGTATCGACGAATTCGATTCGCGTGATCACATTCTCATCTGGGCGATCGATGGGGGCGAGCAACGCCATGCCATCGGACTGGCCGATGATCTGGTGCCCGACGATGCCGACCGGTTGCGTACCGCGGTGATCGACGCGGTCAATGCCGGTGTACCGCGGGCAGGCCACCACCGCAGCGAGCGCCTGGACGTGCTGGCATCGCGGCTGGCCGTTCTGAACCCAGCCGATGCACCGACCCCTCGCGACCTCAGGACCCTCTGGGGAGCCTCCCGCGAGCCGGCTCCGGCTCCGGCCACGGCTCCGGTCGCAGCGCTCGATCCCCCTGCCACCAGGGGCAGAACGTGGCTGGCCGCGCTCAGCGGAACGGCCACTGTCCAACCGGTCATCCCGTCGGTCCTTTCCGCGACCACTGCAGACGCCCGGTACCTCGCCGTCGTTCCCGATCCGGACAACCGGTTCTACCGCGCCCGTGAAGGGCAGGTCGGTGTCACCGAATCGCTGGCCCTGGCACAGGCGGTCCACGACATTGTCCACGGTGACCGGCACGCCCAACACAAGCGGGCCGTCATCGCCATCGTCGACCTGCCCAGTCAGGCCTACGGCCGCTACGAGGAGATGGCCGGACTCCATCAGGCGATGGCGGCGGCCACCGACGCCTACCACCGCGCGCGAGTTGCCGGCCACCCCATTGTTGCTGTCGTCGTCGGCACCGCCCTGTCCGGTGGCTTCCTCACCCACGGCCTGCAGGCGAACCAGATTCTTGCGCTCGATGCGCCGGGTGTCGAGATCCACGCGATGCACAAGGAGGCCGCCGCCAAGATCACCCTGCGTTCGGTCGCCGAACTCGACGAGCTCGCGAAAACCATTGTGCCGATGAGCTACCGGGTCGAGGACTGGGCGAAGCTCGGCTTCTGCGACGGTCTGTTGACGGTCGCCGATGCCGACAACCCCACCCCAGACGATGTCGCCTCGGTCGCCGCCGCGGTCACCGCCGCCATCCAGCGCGCCCGGCGCGGTCCCTTCGACCTGTCCAATCGGCTTGAGTCCGACGCGGCCGTCACCGGCAGGCGCGCCTCACGTGCTGTTCGCGACCTGCTGGCACGGCAGTGGGAAGGCGCTGACTGA